Below is a genomic region from Desulfobacter sp..
ACAAGGCAAAGGGCGGCACCTATATGGTCATGGCCTATAATTGGGCCACCCGAACCTATTATTATCTCCATGGAAATATAGAGTCTGACAGCCAGAAAATAATGATCCCCCAGGGGTATGGGTCCACTATCAACCTGACAAAAGGCCGGGCAATCGGATCCCGTAATATGTACGAAAAAAACGACCCCGTGAACCCTGTTTTTGAACTCAAAAAAAAATCCAGCCGTGTTTTAAAAATAATGTATCAGGGCAAGGGGCATTCTATTATCCCCTCATCAAATCTAAACCCCATGATTCTGGGGGAGATGCCCGGTAAACCATTTAAACGGATGTCTCCTCCCTAAGCCCAAGGGAAAAAAGTGTTGTATCCCTTTTAAAACCCAGTCAGGAAAAAGACGGCCCCTCCAGGGCCAGGCCTGCCATTTCCACGTTGGTTCTCCAATCAGATGCGGAAAGCCCCCACTTACGGCAATCTTCCGGATCTGCATCCCGGTTAAAGGCCGCTTTCAGCCAGACCCCGTCCCGATTGTCATAGCAGAAGGCGGCAAAGGAATCATCCATGAGAAAGGTGGACGGAGAGGTGCTAGGATTCTGCCTCATCATCTCCCTGAGTTCATCAGCAGTTTTTGCAAACATAATTTACCTTTTGGCTGGTCGCCCGATATCCAATGGTTTCTGCAATATTGACCAGGCCACTTCGCATCCGCCCTGGTCACAAGAGACATAGATTATTTCGTCTGAAACAGTGACGGAAAGATCCATGGTCCGTTTCACAAGACCTGCCAAGGCCTGTATGCCCTTCCATTCAAATTGAAAAACCCCGGCGTTTAAGGTTCTGAATCGTTCAAGTTCCTTTGCCCACCAGGCATCTGACTTATAATTAAAAGAATAGACCCTGACCTCACGGGACCGCCGGGCTGCTTTTTTGATCCGGTCAAAAGACGGCTCCCCAATATCAATCCACAAAGAAATCTGGTCATCCAAGGTGCGCTCCCAGATATCAGGTTCTTCCACAGAGGAGAGGCCTTTGGTTAAACTTAAAGATTTTTCAGCATTCATGCAAAAGGCCAGAATCCTTGCCATCATGCGTTCCACCGTCTCCGAAGGATGCTGAGCAAGGGTCAGGTTCAAGGTATCATAATGATTGGCCTCAATATGGGCCAATGAAATTTTTGCCTTATAAATCCGTGGTTTTAATGCCACAAAACATCCTTTATCTTTATGTCGTTCCCAAACCATTGGGGTTAAAAACAAAGGACGAATAACCGAATACGCCCGGATCTGTCAACCCCTCTTTACAATCTTTTTACCGGCAACGTTCCAGGCGGAACTCTGGTGCAGGATCGTCCATCTGCCTTAAAATCTGCCCCAGGGCAGAGCGTAATGCTTCCTCGGGCACGGGATGGTAAAAGGGCATGGTCAAGGCCTGGGCCGCAGTCAGTTTCGCACCCACGGCCCAGGACAACAGATGGGCCATGTGTTCGCCAGCAGGTGCCATGAGCTCTGCCCCCAAAAGCCTGCCGTCCTTTTTATCAGCGTAAATCCGGGCAATGCCCGCAGCCTTGCCTAAAATCATCCGGGCCCGCCCCAGTTTCTCCCATGAGGCCCTGCCCGTCACAAATTGAATTTTCCGGGCGGTGAGAGCTTTGTGGGAAAGCCCTGCAATGGCGATATCCGGGGATGAAAAAGTGATGGTCAAAGGGATGCGTTTTTTAAAACAGGAAAATTGCTCGGCCGTAGCGTTATACCCGGCAACAATGCCATCATCCGCGGCTTCGTGGAGAATGGGCTTTTGCCCGTTGACATCTCCTGCCAGAAATACGGGCAGTCCCTTGATCTGAAGGGTGGTTGGATCAAATTCCGGCATTCCCCTGTCATCCAGTTCAACCCCGAGATTTCCCAGGCCAAGGCCCTGGATAGCAGGCCGACGTCCTGTGGCCAGCAAAATCCGGTCAACTGTCCATTCTCGATTTTCGCACCCCACAACAATTTTACCCCCCGACCTGCGGCGGATCTCGGCTGTACCCAGATGGATGGTCATTTCCTTTGAAAAATGGTCAAAGGCATAGGTCTGAAGGTCAGGGTCGGTAAGCCCGCCGCAGGTTTTACGCCGGGAAAAGGCAATGATCTCCACCCCCAGGCGGTGCAGGGCCTGGCCCAGTTCAATGCCAATGGGGCCCAGACCAAACACCGCCATTTTTTGGGGCAGATCCGGCAGTTCAAAAAACTGGTCCGTATCAATGATCATATCTTTGTAGGGCTGCCATTTTTCAGGGATCCACGGTTTTGAGCCTGTGGCAATGATGATGCGCCGGGCCCGGATTCTCTCGTCTCCCAGGTCCAGGGTATTGGGATCCACAAACCTGGCAGGTTTTCGGATCAGCTTGTCCATGAAGGTTGACATCTCATGGATAACGCCGCCGGCAAACTCGTCCCTGAGCGCACGCACCCTGGCCATGATCCGTGAGTAGTCAGGCCTCAGCCCCTTTGCCCCTGAAATGCCGTATTCATCAAAAAAAAGTCGTTTGTGAAAATCGTCTGCCACGGCAATCAGCGCCTTGGAGGGCATGCATCCCACCCGGGCGCAGGTGGTGCCCAAAGGGCCGTTGTCAATAATCAGGTAATTGTCGGTTTTCCGGGCGACAAACTCCTGGGCAGTCAAACCGGCAGTACCGGCACCGATAATGGCCACATCAACCTCTCTGGTCACCTCCGATTTTCGGGTCATGGCATTCTCCTTTAAGGGGCTACCTGTCTCATTGGAGCAGGCAGGTGCTCTGGGTTTATAAAACGATGATTGAACTGCCGACCGTATGCCTTGGCTATGGCGACTTCGGGATATCGCTCAAGGCTCTTGTCCGGCAAGCCCACAGTCTGAACCTGAATATTTTTCCCTGGCATGGGTTCTTCCCCATGCCAGGGAAAAACATCTCTGTTTCGTTAATTTTCCTTCCGGGCCTGAAAATAAAGCATCCCCCCATTTGTGGCATATCGGCTATAGACCATCCCATGGTGAGAACAGACCGCTTTAATTTTTTTTAAAAGTCAAAAAATGAAGGCCCCGTTTTTTTCGAATAAAATATTTTATTCCAACAGCCCGTTAAACAGAATTTCACTCATCAATTCAAAAAT
It encodes:
- a CDS encoding YaeQ family protein encodes the protein MALKPRIYKAKISLAHIEANHYDTLNLTLAQHPSETVERMMARILAFCMNAEKSLSLTKGLSSVEEPDIWERTLDDQISLWIDIGEPSFDRIKKAARRSREVRVYSFNYKSDAWWAKELERFRTLNAGVFQFEWKGIQALAGLVKRTMDLSVTVSDEIIYVSCDQGGCEVAWSILQKPLDIGRPAKR
- a CDS encoding dihydrolipoyl dehydrogenase codes for the protein MTREVDVAIIGAGTAGLTAQEFVARKTDNYLIIDNGPLGTTCARVGCMPSKALIAVADDFHKRLFFDEYGISGAKGLRPDYSRIMARVRALRDEFAGGVIHEMSTFMDKLIRKPARFVDPNTLDLGDERIRARRIIIATGSKPWIPEKWQPYKDMIIDTDQFFELPDLPQKMAVFGLGPIGIELGQALHRLGVEIIAFSRRKTCGGLTDPDLQTYAFDHFSKEMTIHLGTAEIRRRSGGKIVVGCENREWTVDRILLATGRRPAIQGLGLGNLGVELDDRGMPEFDPTTLQIKGLPVFLAGDVNGQKPILHEAADDGIVAGYNATAEQFSCFKKRIPLTITFSSPDIAIAGLSHKALTARKIQFVTGRASWEKLGRARMILGKAAGIARIYADKKDGRLLGAELMAPAGEHMAHLLSWAVGAKLTAAQALTMPFYHPVPEEALRSALGQILRQMDDPAPEFRLERCR